CGACGCCGACGAGGAGCGGCGACGCGCCCCGACGCTCGACGCTAGGCTCTCGGCTCCCGGTGCTCACTCCGACCCGGCCGTCCGGACGGTCAACACCGGAGCCGGACAGGTCCGAACCGTCTTCTCGGTGACGCTCCCGAGCAGGTAGCGCTCGATGCCGCTCCGGCCCTGGGTGCCCATCACGACGAGGTCGACGTCGTTCTCGCCGACCGCGTCGAGGATCGCCCCGTGCGGCGGTCCGTACTCGACCGACGTGCGCACCTCGATGCCGTCGTCGCGGAGGGTCGTCGCGAGTTCCTCGACCGCCGTCTCCGCGGCCGCTTCGAGCGAGGCGACGAGGGCGTCAGAGCGGACGTCGAAGCCGAGCGTGGCCGTATCGACGGCCGAGAGCACGTGGACGGTCGCGTCGTACGCCGTGGCGATGGTGCGCGCCCAGTCGGCCGCGGCGGCGGCCCGCTCGCTCCCGTCGGTCGGGACGAGGAGCCGCTCGTACGGCTCGTACCGATCGTCGTCGGACGGCCGGACGGTGAGCACCGGGGCGTCGGAGAGCCGGACGACGCGCTCGGTGACGCTCCCGAGCAGGTAGCGCCTGACGCCGGTCCGTCCGTGGGTGCCGATCACCACGAGGTCGATCCCCCTGGCGGCCGCGTACTCGCGGATGGCGCGGTCCGGAACGCCGACCGTGACCTCGCCCGTCGCGGGGACGCCCGCGGCGTCCGCGCGCTCGACGGCGGCGGCGACGATCGCGTCGCCGCGCTCGCGCAACGGATCCTCCCCGAGGCCGAGATCGAGCGACCGCTCGTCCACGACGTTGAGGACGACGAGTTCCGCGTCGAAGCGGTCCGCGACGGCGAGCGCGTGCTCCGTGGCGACCGCCGCGCCGTCGCTACCGTCGGTCGGGAGGAGGATGCGTTCGAGCGTGGGCATGGTCTCTCGGACTTCGAGTTGGGCACGCGCGGTAATCAGTGTTCGTCGGCGGGTCCCGTTCGATCACGACGGGAGGACGGTTCGGACCCGGAGACCGTCCGAGAGGCGGCGTGGGGCACTGACGGCGGGTACTTACGCCGGCCC
The Halomarina pelagica DNA segment above includes these coding regions:
- a CDS encoding universal stress protein, with product MPTLERILLPTDGSDGAAVATEHALAVADRFDAELVVLNVVDERSLDLGLGEDPLRERGDAIVAAAVERADAAGVPATGEVTVGVPDRAIREYAAARGIDLVVIGTHGRTGVRRYLLGSVTERVVRLSDAPVLTVRPSDDDRYEPYERLLVPTDGSERAAAAADWARTIATAYDATVHVLSAVDTATLGFDVRSDALVASLEAAAETAVEELATTLRDDGIEVRTSVEYGPPHGAILDAVGENDVDLVVMGTQGRSGIERYLLGSVTEKTVRTCPAPVLTVRTAGSE